In the Salvia splendens isolate huo1 chromosome 16, SspV2, whole genome shotgun sequence genome, caactacataaaccttgcccaaacattccaaataaacctcccccacctcccaagcctccaaagaaattttgagttcgacttgcggtcTCTCTTTCACCATTACGAAGTCAAGTACAACACTACCCACCAAGttcgacctagacccccccgtcaaacacagaactttggcttcttccaagttgatgaccccgacacccaatcccaattggcggacctatacgccttcagcagcggaggaaggacggcacattcggtaagtgagttagatttatatttagactcacacttttcattcaatgaggaagaaggaggtcccgttccccaacaaatcgacgtcctagattggtggtcttcacacgagaaagattttctcatccttgcatcaatggccaaggagatcttttcggttccggcttccactgtcgccgtcgagtccgcctttagtgttggaggcaacgtcttggacgaccgaagaagtaggctcaccggacaaaacatggaagccaccatgttacttgatgattggtgctccgccgaaattagagaccaagaaccggattgggacaaactagtagtacaacccgaccaagactacttccccgacgaagaagagtaggcgccaatacttccgatcaagccaaataggtaagcaaggtaagagaactacgtggactttgattccaaaatgcaattgagcattgaggatacgtaggcatctcaacttatatttcaacttaaattttaaatttaagtttaaatttaagttgagctcaagtccttttcctttatttcttttttctcccctttatttcgaatatgtaattttgtaaattgtaatgaagactttaagtcttttgtaatttataattttgaagttgtaatttctaatttttatgttgtaatttgtaaattttaacttgtaatttgtaattttaaagttgtaatttgtaattttgaagttgtaatttgtatcaataaaattacatttgtacatcgcttcattctaatgttatttacgcaagtttttttacattttaaacttgaattataatttacaaaatgcaaaaaaaaaaaaaaaaaaaatcaaaacaaaccgccgaaccggccgaaccggcccggaaccggccaatcaccggcggttccacggttcacttgaaccggcggttccacggttcacgaaccggaaccgccacaccttggccgggccggttcaggttcatcaatttattgaaccggaaccggcggttccgaaccgtgaaccgccggttccggaaccgtggtgacgtctagggGAGACCATATGGTCGCTTTGGTTAAAACCAAACACACCATGCTAACTGATAAACCAAATCTATCAACATATGAAAGTCAAACCAAATAGCAAAATACTCATCCAACCAACCCCCACcacccacacacacacacaccaaaTTGTCACTAAATCATGATTGTTCTTTCAATATGCACAAAAAAAATCAGTTGAAATGCGACCGTTTTTTACGCTCATTAAATCTTCATTCAGGAGACATTGGTGAATGGTGATGATTTTTGTTTTACATATTTGGTGTACAAAAGACTGTTCTTTTCACTgataaaagttaaaaaaaatcttattcagtttttaatactactataaaaatacCTAACATATGCATCGGGAACAAGATTATATGTGCAAAGCCAAACTACCGATCAAGCAGAAACATCAAATATTTCAATACAACTTCATTCCTACTTAAAGGACTTCACACCACTAAACAGCAATGGAGGAAATAAATTGCTGTTTCTTGGATAGGCTAAATCCACTCATAATATGCTAACTTCTATTCCGTATTCGATGCttgatttaaatttaaaatggcATTTTCATGCCATCAAATACAAATAGCATAAGCGAGTTAGGTAAATAAGCATACCCAGCATCATCAAAATATTTGTCAAGGAAACTAAAATCGAAGGAAAGCATGATAAATCTCAGGAAAATCAATTCTTTATACAAATACATAAAAAACCTAATtggataaaaatagaaaaacgagaATTGCCTCCAAATTTACTGTGTTCGGCAGTGCCAAGTTTACAGAATCATAGAGAAACAGTTAAATTGATTCCGTCATTCATCAAATGTACCACTGAATAGTTGAGCTACCTCTGCGGTGCGCGTGCGGCGGAGCTGGACGGCGGGGGATTAATTTAGGCGGGCTGGGTGTTTTATGAATGCATATTTCTTAcgtcagaaaaaaataaaaagaaactaTATTTGTATTTCAGAGTTTCAAAATTGCAAATTCAACCCTAATGTTTCAAAATTTACAATAGTAACTGCAAATTCAGATATCTGACTTGGATTTTGCATTTTGGAAGatgataagagcatctccaactatttacactaaactcaaactcatttttaagTATACGTCATACTAAAAAGtagttttactccaaccatttacactattttttagtttgtctcacaaaTTTAATGACCATCGCTACTCCTGCCAAGTTAATGCCTCGCTCTACCTGAACAGTCTATTTATATTTCTTCAACCTATCTCAAATTGGatatattatcataatttacCTTGTtggtatatttaaattaatattactaGGGGAGATACAAGTTAACAGCGTAATATAGATTACCAATAACATTCTGAttacttttataaaaaaaaaagattttctTCAATTTAAATAGGTGTGGCCATGAATAGGATTTGGATAGTTTTGCCTTTTTTTTCCTCCTTTTTTCCAAAGAAAATAGAGTTTTCTCAATATTTTCGGCCAATTCAACAAGCCCGTTGGACCTTATTAAGCTCGAGGCCCATTCGATTCATTTTCGGGCTTTTGAGCCTTGATTGAATAAAGGGAAATTGAAATGAGTAGTACTCCAGAAATTGTGATATCCATTGTTTAAATGCATTGTTATATCTTATGGTATAACATAATAAGATGGAATCTTATGGTATTTTATTAATAGGTGTTACTTCAGAAATTGTGATTTCCATTGTTTAATTGCATTTAtatcttttaaattttagatTAATTGACCTATATCATTCCCAAAATGTGTACATCAAGTTTCTAAGGCTGGCTATACAAACAAACTGATTACAACTTCAATTTCGAGAGAGGAAGAAGCTACAAAATATTGACCAAAATCACTTCTTCTAGACCAACAAACACTCATACATTCCGTTTGATGAAATATTATGAATTCAAAATGATATAGTTTTCGACACCAATAAGATTTGAACTCTATACTACGAATTCATTTTGGCAAAATGATGAATTCAAATTAAATCTTGATCATAATTAAatgattgaaaataatacttGACATATCAGAATTTGTAGTGTTCACATGTGAGTGTTGCAGCTGAATGGATTTTCACGTTACTCACCAAATTGCAGCCACATTTCAAAACAATAATTGATGAGAAAGATTATCCAATAACTGCAAATACGCGATACCATTATCAGGCTTTACAAAATAACTATCACTACATTTATGTTTCTAACATTTCAATACAAATTATACATTCgacaacaaataaaataatacacaTGAGAATTACATATACAAACAGAATAACAATGGAAAGGAACATTTATTAAAGCAGGCGAAGCCATGCGCGACTAGTATTTAAAGTGTATGGGGTGTTCATTCGGGCAAATAATCATTTATTTAGACGTGTTTTGCGAAATAAGTCATAAACAATTTATAACTTTATAAATGatcttcaaaatattttttcaacTCTTCTCTTTTCATTAATTTTACCTAATACCCTTCAAATATCGATATTTTCTCAAATTTCTCTTTCTAACTAGTTTTTCCTTCTAATTCTCAATTTTTGTCTAACTTATTATAAGGTCAACATTCAAATAAAACAAGtactttaataaattataaaataattgagGCATTATATATTTGCTATTTCAAACATACTTAAACAACATTACAATTTTTTCGGCATTATCTACATTGAACTCTGGACATTACATACACTAtacttaaaaaattatatatacatcACTTAGGGCATTATATACAACTGCctataaattttttgaaaatatactTAAACAACATTACATTGAACTTAGGGCATTATGTATATTGACTTAGGGCATCTAGCAATGCAATGAAGAGCATTACTCTATAAGTCgttaaagaaaacaaattacAATTTCGTGTATATTTTTTCGTCGGAACGTATACAATTGAGATTTCGTTAGAATTATCATAAAATtactttaatttgatttatggCATATgaacaaaataattttaatataaaaagttAGTACTCTCTTCAtctcataaaagatgtcatatttGAGCGATAACGCATGATTTTAAGAGATATTGTTTTATGTGTGAGTTGGCCAAATGGTAGAGAGGTTAATATTGCTCGAGGCCAAAGGTCTCAGGTTTGAGTCCTCCGTGGCGCggtctttaaatttatgttcatttaaccTTATAAAAAAAGAGATGTTTTATGTGTTAGGTGAAGAGAGAAAACATATTCTTAAATCTTATACATTGACGTGAGACCGATCTTTttccaaaaagaaaatatgatattttttgtgGATAACCCAAagagtgtgacatctattatagaAAGGAGGAAGCGTAATTTAAGTTTTTAGTATTTCTCCATTTTAACAAAAAAGTCAAAGTCACTCCTAACATGGGACGGGAGTATAAACTAATTTCTGAAAAAATTGTGAAAGTATCCAATACTAAATCTGGAGATTCTGGGCATCGATTTATTAGCTATAAATGAATCAAACTCACAACCAATTACACTCCCAATCGACAGCCCAGGTGATGCGATTGCCATCAAGAAAGCCCACGAGGATTATAAGATCAACGCTACTACAAATTACTTATACCCTACTAAAAActactactagtagtagtattgaAGTCATAAGAATAttacaattaattaatcaaacatCAATATTTAAGAGTCACAACTAACAACGGATGTACTAATACTAACATCGTTTGGTAATTGGTCTGAATGAGTCCGAAACTACGTTGGCAAAGCGAATAAAAATAACAACtgactaaataaaaaaaatgattctaTGATTCAATGAAGTGTACAATTGAAAAGATTAACAAGAACCGActgaatcaaaataaaaataattgcacAATCAATGAAGAGTACAATTCTAAAAGaggagaaaaacaagaaatgACTGATGAATCAAAATAAAGCAGGGCACCAGAACAAAAGGTTCAAGTTATTTCAACCCCAATTCACAACCAAGCCGAAACAAACCAACAAAATATAGATAATAAATAAAACCATCTCATTATTCAATGGGAAGATATCTTGGAATTGAGTGATTTATTGAACCATGATTTCCAGCTGCCAGATCCCTTGCGGGGCAGCTTCTCACTCTCAGTCGCCTTTGCCTTCTCCGTTTCAGGCTTCTTGCACAGCACAAAATTCCGAACGCCCATCGATCCAATCGTCTCCCATGGACTCAGAGCTGTAACACAACACATATACAGTATTAGACAaacaaattatcaaaaatatagCCTTGAATTTGGAGAAAAACAGAGCAATACACAAACTAGTGCAATTGCACTTGGAATTTTCAATTGATTACCTTCAGTTCCAGCAATCGGGCAATAGAGCATGAAATTGTTGAGATCAGATCCAAGGATAGGGAGCCTGCCCTCACGCGCATACGATTTCAGCGCCGTATCAATCACAGCAGCAACGAGCTCCTCCTCCTTCACCACGAACCGGATTGGACCGGCGCTACCCAGAAACGTAACGCTGATCAGGAACCGGTTCACCTTCGCCGCCGGAGTCTTCTTCTGCTTGTAAAGCAACATTGTTTTTTCTTCGATTTTCTTTTACGAGTGAGAATTAACGAATTAAATCAAAaagggggaaaataaaaaaaaatgaatctgGCGTGAGTTCACGGGTCGAGGCCTTGGCAGCGGTAGTACCAGCCTTCCATGCAAGAGCCGAAGCAGAAGGAGGTAGCGGTCGAAAGCGAAACCCCTCTTCTTTGAATAGAAGAAGAAGGGATGACCATCAATTGTGCGCCCGAGATTTCCACCATTCACAAAGGAAAACTGTGAATCGTTTTGGGATGATCACACAACTGGAAAGAGGAATTGAAACAGGAAAAGGATCAATCGAGAGGCAGCGGCGGAGGAAGAGAGTGTGGGAGAAATCGATTCGAATTGAACGGAGAGGAATTAGGTAGAGTTGTGATGACGCAAAGGCGGAGGAGGGAATGTGTGGATTTATAATAACGCAATGTGAATGCAATCTCCAATTAGGGTTAGGTTAGGAAtgtgattaattttatttttcagacgttttatttgaaaatgatATCCGCCGCTGTGTGTGAGCTGGATTTTGTTGAGATAAAAACCGAGTGTTTCGTGACCGTTGATTtataatttatcattttatttatttcctttacAAAAAATTACTAAATCAATTCACAAGTTGCCTTGGATAGATGGTAAAACATGAATTCTTTTACAATAAGTCAAAATTCAATTCAACGACATGTGGTCTTGCAGTTGAAAACGAAAGAGAGTTTGATATGCGATTTATAACTCATAAATAAACTGAGAGGCCAAAACTAGGAAGAGGCAAGGAACTCCTTAGGGGTGGGGAAACGGTTCTCGGTTCttggttaaccgagaaccgaaccTTATTTTCtcggttatcggttaaccgagaaccgaaaaAATAAGGTTAAAGTTCGGTCCCGGTTAgtgggtttaggatttaggcgGTTTTTGGTTCTAACCGAAAACCAAAAGGTTAGAACCGAAGAACCGATTAGTgtgtttaattttgattttttataaattcaatCTAATTtcataaactttatcttttcaAGTTTCAAAGAACTTGATAGAAACCAAACTCTATGTCCCTATAATTTGTATGCATTTTAGACAAGGGAATACACAAATCAAAGAGATAACAAATCTCATGACAACTACtttgtttattaaaatttagaaCTTAACTTATTAGATAAATATGGAGCATTAGCAAATAACTTAAATATCCCATAATGATATAGGTACATTGACTTATCTTCctctctcatctaaattctcgaTTTCTCACAGCACGCCAACACCGTTGCTCTCTCCCACACCGGCGATGACGAGGCTGCTGCTTTCTCCTCGTTGCGCTGCTCTCTCTCGTGCCGGGGACGATGAGGTTGCTGCCTTCTCCACACCGCTGCTCTCTCCGACAAGGCTGCCGTCCAACTCTCCACTCCGGTGTTCTCTCATTCGGTTCCTTTGGTGGAACCGAAGAACCTGTCGGTTAGGACCAATCGGTTCCTCAAGGAACCGAACCGACAAAGGGTGCGGTTCCGGTTCTAGATTTTGGAAAAAATAGGATTCGGTTAACCGACTAATCGGTTTGGTCGGAACTGAACCGACCGAATCCCCACCCCTAGAATTCTTCAtctttttgattttatattacCATTATTCCAATCTTATTAATGATATTGAAACAAATCAACCCTTTGAAGTGTCTACAAATTAGTGCGGGGAATAGTCATTGGACCCGTCAGTGAATATCcttgataattaaaaaaaaaacaaaaacaaatgagTAAAACTTTATTAATCACTATCTAAACTCACTGCAACTCGGCCTTCGAGTCTTCACCTAAACCttcttttgtttatcaaaaGGCTCGTCATAGTGTTAGATCTTAATAAATTGCAATTTCATGATTGAGATAGCTGCGGAATATAATCCAAATGATTCATgctatataatttttttaaggtCACCTTACTTTTGCTCTATTActctaatttttttagaaaaatctAGTATttgatagtagtatatttttttccagttgttgatatttttttccAGTTGTTGATAAATTTCTCTATTTGTTCATAAAGAGACTTGTATTGAATTTATAGTAACTTTATAATCATTTTCTTCTCTAACtataaataatgtatatatTGATTAGTGTTGAACATAATCTCATATTATTGCGATTTATCTATACAATATGACTGATTTGAATGGTAGATTTTAAactgtgattttttttatggaaTAAGATTTGGTACGGGGATAGAAATAATATAATAcggagtattaaataaatttgagaTTTATCTATACTATTAATATGATTTGAATAGTAGATTTTAAATCGAGATTTCTTTTGTGGAATAAGATTTGGTACGGGGATAGAAACAATATATTATTAAATGggtgaaagaaaaataaacGTGTTTAATCTGTTACATGGAAAGGAGGCAAGTATGAATGTATGTACACTTTTTCCGCAAATTGCGACGACCATATATATACTTATGATTGTTCACAATTTGGTACGCACAATTAATGGCATTAATTATGGTATTATGCTAAAAACTAAGGAGATTAAACATTAAATGTATTTATAATCTATTTTCgcgttaaataaaataataagtatTAGTATATTCATATCTGTATCACTCACTGTATGTGGAGAACGACTCTTTTCACAATGATCACAAATTAAATTACACCATAACAAATTTAGTGCTTGGACACACTGACAGATAATCTTTTGCAAATGTAGCGTACATTTTAACTAGTTCAATGTCTTGAAAATATTCTATAATGGCGTTCCAATTACTTATAATCACCACATtagggattacaagagataacaaaaccgggcgtaatacaacccaaaagaaaggaaaagaaggaactgaactttagaaattacaacgtagaatcgaaactactaaaccagtatgattagccgagtcgaggaggcctcttcccgcaagacgagatacgcctcggtagtgctcttcggtttggcgtgtcgtccccaaaggtaaaacggctacgtctctattgatgcagcaccgcaatcagtagagctccgacgaacgggatggaggagagggcagagcttcgacagaaaacaatgcagagagagggagagagcttatgatgcagagtGCTTGTATGTGtatcctaatgcagtggtatggctagcctatttataggccaagccaccatgcagggtcaaccagccattgaaggctcatcatggcaattcgtaaccgacgtcggttacaggcgtgtggctggagtgtgccacccgtgtgtggagcgtatggatttctcacgtggcagccgtgactgtgcctcgcttgacgacgtgtcaagccacttggattgctgactcggcggtggtctaaaaagaatagtttgggccaagcaccaagcccaaagaccacccaaaaaccaattgccaagtccaagtccaagatcaagatcaagatcaagatcgagatcgagatcgagatcgggatcgggatcgggcccgggcccgaggcacGAGGCCCGCGCCCGCGAGTGCGTGTgagctctttcacccatcttggtccactataattattaagtaacataaagtcacttaatttatacacattaaaagatgtgttaatcctccaatgtgggataattaacactagttaattattccctaagctccaactccaagctttaattaaaagctaattatgcccaactttaatcaactatttctcactcaccggaaatcggatttgagaaagtgaatatactacatttatctacgtaaaatgtagatcgacgctatgtcatttaatttcacaaaattaaatgtctcgtcacatttattatgtggtcaaaatccattgaccgggcatatttattaccatgatttctacaaccccccacatgagtggaaatagccgaatgcatatgcatgcagacacaagctcaaccctcgagaggcatataagcataaggataggtagttgttggccttgaaccttccatagtcgacaccatcggatacacaggcggcttagtagcgcgatgctttgaactaatcccccacggcgtgcaccgagacaatggtgttaacgcttaaacacctcaacctcatccgttctcacgttttgtgtccattgcggtcttggacaccactttggattcataagtgtgttttatgaagcgaccacacttcccacttacataggtgattcttagtcaagtatcttgtcatacttggtctctttgagaactccatctctttgagattcATAAGAACCATTAGAAGTCATAGACTtggcctttaccactaggcaagttctccaacactctattgctctctagggaatagatatagttgagtgtttctcatgaactctcatagcttagttgtccctttgaaccaagttcttgggatctccagtcatcatggttgggttaccactatgataattctttagtttgtggatttcaaactcattccctctagcaacttattcatttgatcacggtttaaccctttggttagcggatccgctagattatctattgactcctcatagtcaattgtaatcacgccagttgtgatcaaatgtctcacggtgttatgtcgtcgacgtatatgtcgagacttaccgttatagaaaccattgtttgcccttccaatagccgtttggctatcgcagtggattagcactggtggcactggcttagaccaacatggaatatcttcaaggaagttcttaagccactcggcttcctcacccgtcttatctaaggcaatgaactccgattccattgttgatcgggctatacatgtctgttttgtggatttccacgatacagcacctcccccaatagtaaagacgtatccacttgttgaaagtgagtctctattatcggatatccaattggcatcacagtacccttcaagtaccggggggtatctcgagaagtgtagcccaagattttgagtatgttttaaatatctcaaaaccctcacaagagctctccaatgctctttgcttggattgctcgtgtaacgactcaacttgttcacggcacaagcaatgtcaggtcgagtgcaattagtcaagtacataatgcacccgatgacccgtgcatactcttcttgtgcaacgggctcgcctttgttcttgctcaagtgaacgtcgagttcaattggagtcttaaccgacgcgccatcataggctttgaatttattcaatatcttctcaacataatgtgattgtgttaagatgattccatcattcgttcttagaatcttcattccaagaattacatcggctagacccatgtctttcatgtcaaagtttctctttaacattgcctttgtatcgttaattacttgagtgttgctacccaagattaacatatcatcaacgtagagacacactataacatgaccgttattagtgctcttgatgtagacacatttgtcgcactcgttgattttaaacccaattgataacatcacattatcaaacttcaagtgccactgcaatggcgcttgtttcaatccatatagggactttacgagcttgcatacctttttctcttgtccaggtactacaaacccttcgggttgttccatatagattccatcttctagttcaccatttagaaacgcggtctttacatccatttgatgaatctcaagattgtgtaaTGCAGcgatagcgagaagcactcgtatagatgtaatccttgttacaggtgaataggtatcgaagaagtcatgtccttccttttgtttaaaaccctttactactaatcgggctttatacttatcaactgttccatcggccttaaactttcttttaagaacccatttgcatcctaaaggtttagcaccttcgggcaaatcaaccaacacccatgtgtggtttagcaaaattgaatcaatttcgctttgaacagcttctctccaatgcagcccgtctgggccagcaaaggctacttttatcgatgttggttcttcatccaacatgaaagcaatatagtcaggaccaaaactttttggtgttctgactctattaccacgtcttagtactgtatcttttggatcgggccttgcacgtttgcgcgattcaggttccgcatccgctgatttagaactagtggcttcttcttccactggtttagaactagtggcttcttcaattcttgtctcagaattggttgagactttttccttctctttgcaaggaaatgtattttcgagaaatacagcattcctcgactcaattgttgttcctactgtgatagtcgatatttcagacttgtgaacaacaaatcgatatgcactactgttaagtgcatatccaatgaagatgcaatcaaccgtcttaggtccgattgtaacttctttgagcggaggaaccatcacctttgccaaacacccccacactttgaggtatctgtaggatggcttccttcccttccacaactcataaggagtgacatcttttcctttgagagggatcttattcaagatatagttggctatcaaaacagcttccccccacatgttatgttgtaatcctgaagttagaagcagcgcattcatcatctcttttagagttcgatttttgcgttctgcaacaccattagattgtggtgaatatggagcagttgtttgatgaattataccacttgcgttgcataactcctcaaacggggctacatattctcctcctctatcgattcgaatcattttgattttacaaccaagttgattctcaacttcgttcttataatttttgaacgcctctattgcttcatctttaattcttaaaagataaatgtagcaatatcttgtgcaatcatctatgaaagtgataaagtactttttaccacctcttgtttgcaccatctttaaatcacatacatccgtgtgaattaattcaaggggttttgtgcttcgttcaaccgaatgaaacggcaacttagtcatttttgcttcaagacaaatttcacatttatcttggatatccaaatcattagcctttagtaaatctaaatttactaatcttttaatggcttttgaatttacatgtcccaatctacaatgccacaaatttgaagactcggtcaaataagaggaagtagaagctttattcttattagccaatggctttggaacacgcagtgttgctacactaagcttgaaaagtccgtcggttacataaccttttccgagggacttcccaaacttatacaatgcaaacctatcggattcaaatacaagtttaaaacccttattcactagtattgatcctgaaactaggttcttccggatgtccggaacgtgcagcgcatccttcaaggtgattgagacgccatacgtcatcttgaggattacatcaccaactccgaggatttcagacgaggcttgattccccatgtttatctttctcccttcaacgtTGTTGTAGGTGGAGAACATACTTCTATATGCGCAGACGtgtgcagtagcgccggtatcaatataccagccacccttgttgttgttaacaaggttgacctcttcagtgaccacaacaatgaggtcgttctcatcccagtccttgaactccttctcaatgacgtgggcagccgacttcttcttcttgctgcggcagtctttagcaaagtggccttgtttgccacatttgtagcagtcgccttcaaacttctttgaaggctgctttcccttccctttgtcgcttggac is a window encoding:
- the LOC121769791 gene encoding uncharacterized protein At4g22758-like, whose product is MLLYKQKKTPAAKVNRFLISVTFLGSAGPIRFVVKEEELVAAVIDTALKSYAREGRLPILGSDLNNFMLYCPIAGTEALSPWETIGSMGVRNFVLCKKPETEKAKATESEKLPRKGSGSWKSWFNKSLNSKISSH